The genome window CAGATGCTTTGATTTGAACATGCAACTGGTTTGAATGTGTAAGATTTTTTTACCTCACTAGCGACGTGTTGGATGTGTATCTTGTCGTGTGAGTGGTGTTGTGTTGTACAACGTGGAATGCCATCATGGCAAGGCGGCCACCATCGTGCCGGACGGCACCCAGTAGTTGGAAAGGGTGGCAAAACATGTTTCTGGATACCTGGTTGTTTCGCAGCTCGTACAGATGTATCGATGTCGTCTAATGTGTGTTTGGGCGGTAGAGCACTGCCTACAGTGGGTGGGAGAGCATCATCAAGTGGTGGTTGACGGTGGTAAGACCACCACTGAGATTAAGAGTAAAAACATGCTAGACTCTTGGAGTTCGATTTCTTTGtcttgtggttttttttttttttttctttttttttttttgaaaatgttGATTCTCTGTGATGTGGTTATTAGTTACAAATCATATAAAACGCGCTTTCATATATGTTGTCACTGGGTTATGAGTTCTGTACATGATGCATTACCAATAATTAGAATTTTTAATACACAAAGGCTCTACAAAAGTTGAGGTTTGTTGAAAAGTTGGCTTTTAATGTAAGAAAATGTttcgtttgttttgataatttAAATGACTCCAATGTGGGGGTTTGTGTAGACTTTGGGATTTAAGTTGTTTGTACAGATGATTTAACTTGAAATGCAAGAGTTAGTAGTTACTGATAACCGGATTTAACAAATGGCCATGATGAATAACCGGATTCCAGTTCAGCCCAAGACTCTAGGAATGTTATCGATGTCGTAATAAACAAGTCACGATTTTATGCCACCGCCGCATCGCGGGGGTGCTTAATCCTAGTTTACTCATTAAAGTATTCGCAAAATTCTTAAAATGCAAAAAATGTGCCAGTTAACTATCACATTAGATTTTTATTAGTTATTCAATAACTCTTATTTACTCTTTGATACTAATGGCTAAAAATGCCTAAAACCAAAGTCATATAATTAAGAGCCGCACCATGTTAGAGGTCATTATCCCACAAAAATGAAGGGCCATAAACGACCAAGCCTAAAAACACCCCCAAGAAGTTTAGTTAAAATATGATAACAATGTCATATAATattgagtaaattgctaaaatagtccCTAACGTTTGTTCACATCTGCTAGATCCATCCAAAAAAAGATTTTTTCTCATATGAACCACCGAGGTTTCAGAAAagttgctaaatccatccaaacttcagggacgattttagcaatttaataaaacaattttttttttggatggatttagcaaatgtgaacaaacgtcagggacgattttagcaatttactctatttttttttattttcatctttttattatatctcttaattaacataaaatctattagtttttttttattttcatctttttattaaatttcttatttaacataaaatctactagttttttttttgaacgacgaaTTTCTACAACAGGCGATAGATTCGCACCTGCTTTTGCAGGCCCTCCACCCCACTCTGGccaagactatgttgtcttaaccgggctcaCACTTggcatcagagtttggtttggcGCTCCCCGATAAAATTTCCAGCCTACTGCCATATGCGAGTAGTTGCACCCTCCATTAGAGCCTAAAACTCTCTGGAGTAAATGCACTGTAATAGAAAACTCGGATGTGCTCTGCGGGTTTCGAACCTGTGACCAGGCCTTCACCCACTTCATAATGAAGATTAATCATTTATATTTTACAATTATGAATACGGTTTTATATTTATAATCATCTAACCATCTAACCAAGTCTTTTAAAATGTAAACATTTTACTCATTACTAATCCTTTAATAAAGTTAATTATACGACAAAATCTTTTCAACTGTTTAATTTGTTACCTATTTAGCAAGAAcgtgtattttattttataaatgaacaaaaaaaatatTGGGTGAAGGCCTGGTCACAGGTTCGAAACCCGCGGAGTACACCCGAGTTTTCTATTACTGTGCATTTACTCCAGAGGGTTTTCGGCTCTTGTGGAGGGTGCAACTACTCGCATATGGCAGTAGGCTGAAAATTTTGTCGGGGAGCGCCAAATCAAACTCTGACGCCAAGCAtgagcccggttaagacaacacaGTCTTGGCCAGAGTGGGGTGGAGGGCCTGCAAAAGCATGTGCGAATCTATCGCCTGTTGTAGAAattcgccgttcaaaaaaaaaaaaaaaaaactagtagattttatgttaaataagaaatttaataaaaagatgaaaataaaaaaaaataatagattttatgttaattaagagatataataaaaagatgaaaataaaaaaatagagtaaattgctaaaatcatccctgacgtttgttcacatttgctaaatccatccaaaaaaagtttgttttattaaattgctaAAATTGTCCCTAAAgtttggatggatttagcaacttttttgaaacctcagtggTTCATATGAGAAAAAATCTTTTTTTGGATGGATCTAGCAAATGTGAACAAACGTTAGggactattttagcaatttactctataATATTTAAATACATTAACCAAACATCATATAATATTTAAATACATTAACCAAACATGATTAACAAACGACAAGAGAGGGAAGCACGAGGAAAAAACCATCTCGACCATCGGTCAAAAAGCATTCCATATATCATCATTCAttcataaaacacacacaccactcCCCACTAAACATGCATTCACATCTTCTCCatcaccacaccaccaccaccaccggaaACAACCACTTTCCACCACACATGCTGCTCCAAGCTCTTTCTTCTTCCTATACGACAACTACTAACAATCCATCACCGTTACTAGATCAACACACTTTCAGTGACTCGTTTACGACGGACTCATCACGATCCTTTTCTTCGTCTTCAGCTTCGATTAATCACAAAGAGGCCGAGAAACGCCGAAGAGAGCGAATTAATTTTCATCTTAATCGGCTTCGAACTATTCTTCCTTGCAATTCCAAAGTAAATTCACTTTTTACCCTAATTTTTACATTTTTACGACAAACTAACAGACTCTTAAATACTCCGGTCTGTTATCTAACCTTAGTTTCTTCATGATCATTGATTATCGAATTTAAATCAATTAAAACTAACCTACTTTAACACTTCATGTGATGATTTTTTTGGTAAAGTAGTTAAACTTTTTTAAATTAGGGTTTCTATAACTTTATTAGGGTTTTAAACTTATATTATTTTGATTTAAAGACAGATAAAGCATCTCTACTAGCAAAAGTGGTTGAAAGATTAAGGGAGCTAAAACAAACAACCTCCGAAATGGATCACCATGAAAGTATACCTTCAGAAACCGATGAAATCACGGTGATCTCGTCAAAAAGCAATGTAAACGATAAAAGGATCATCATAAAAGCTTCAATGTGTTGCGAAGACCGATCGGATCTTCTTGCGGATATGATCCAAACAGTAACTTCATTGCAACTGAGTCCGGTTAGGGTGGAGATGGTTGCGGTTGGTGGGCGAATACGCAACATTATATTGGTGGAATGTGATTGTGAAAGAGATGATTGTGGTATGTTGGTTCAATGTGTGAGGGAGGCCTTGAGTTGCTTGGTTACAAGTAATTTGGGTTCAAATCAGTCGTCGAAACGAAGAAGGATGATGGTTTGTGCACGATGATTGATCTAAGCTTGTGGATCATGGTCGGTTTAGTTGAGTTTAGTTGTGTTTgtaacataacatttgatttcaAACTTGGAGTTCTGGTATGTAGTTAGTGctaaaattcaaacttgtttCGTTAACATGTTTAAAAGATTACAAGCATAGTGTTTTTCTCTATTCAAACGCAATTGAGTTCATAATACATATTGTATATacataatatatctttaaatcaCTCCAAGAATAATATATacttgtgtgtatgtatataccATTACAATTTGCCTTTTTATAGTTTGATTACTTgcacaatattttttttttgaacggcataTTGT of Helianthus annuus cultivar XRQ/B chromosome 1, HanXRQr2.0-SUNRISE, whole genome shotgun sequence contains these proteins:
- the LOC110866719 gene encoding transcription factor bHLH106; this translates as MHSHLLHHHTTTTTGNNHFPPHMLLQALSSSYTTTTNNPSPLLDQHTFSDSFTTDSSRSFSSSSASINHKEAEKRRRERINFHLNRLRTILPCNSKTDKASLLAKVVERLRELKQTTSEMDHHESIPSETDEITVISSKSNVNDKRIIIKASMCCEDRSDLLADMIQTVTSLQLSPVRVEMVAVGGRIRNIILVECDCERDDCGMLVQCVREALSCLVTSNLGSNQSSKRRRMMVCAR